The genomic segment TTCTTATCTCACTCTTTATTTCTACTATCTCTCAAAAGCCAGTTTGCTGAAAGAGCACGGAGTCCTGTTCTTTTATTTTTCCTGTTTCTATGTACTGTTTAAAGTGGGTTACTTCAAATGTATCGCCTTTTTCTAATAAAAAAAAATGCAATGGATAAGGAAACAGTTTACCCTTTGCTAGAATATGATTTTTATCTTGATAGGAATACCACCAAATTTCATACAATCGTCCACCCGTTTTTATATTGTCTTCCAGCAATGTAAAATTGTCGCATCCTTTTCTTTCTAATAAATCTGCTGCTTCTAATGGTCTCTTCCACATACCTTCTTTTAAAACTTTCATTCTTATCCCCTTCTTTCTGAAGTATGAGTTTTATACTATGTGGTATTTTTGTACAACAAATTGATTCCGTTTATTTCTCTTGCCAAATAGGACGATTGTTTTTCCTTCGGTGACCAAATAAAGAAAATTAAGAGCATTTGACTTAATCAGACAGTTTTCCTTACATGCCTCGTTTACGGTTAATGTAAACCGTACCAAAGGAGCCTCTTCTAATTTCAAAACTTTAATTTTTTCTACTGAACCTTTTAAGCACATTCCTTTTTCCATATTGATCACCTCATCTCTCTCAAATTATACGAACATATGTTCAGTTAGTCAACTACAAGTATTCTTTTAAGCTCCTTTATTTTAAATTTTATACTCTCGACAACCGTTTAAACTCTACAAAAAAACTATGAGGTAAGTTTTAAATAAACTCGTCTCATAGCTTTTTATGTCCTATTTTTCTCAATTACTGAATTTTTATACCTTTACTCTTATTAATTAAACCTTATTCATTTGCTGTTTTCAATAATTCAATCACTTCTTCTGGTGTATTAGCTTCAATCAATTTTTGCACATTTTCAATTTCTGAACAAAAGATAGCAATAGACGACAACAAGTCTAAATGTTCGTCGCCTTTACCTGCGATTCCAAATAAAACAAAGACTTTGTTTTCATCGCTTGTTTCACTAAAATCGATCCCATCTGGGAAGGTTGCTACCGAAATGGCTGTTTTGTAGATATCTTTTTTTGAACTATCAGTCCCATGGGGAATAGCGATAAAATTTCCCATGTAAGTAGATACAGTCTTTTCTCTTTCCAACATGCTCTCAATATAATCTTTATTTACTGCTCCGCTTTCAACCAATAAATTACCTACTAAACGAATAGCTTCTTCTTTGTTTTTTGCTGTTGCTCCTAATTCAATCAACTCTTTTGTTAATTCTGCCATTTCCATTCACTCCTCTATTTTTAATGAGTCTTTTTTAATACATAGGCTTTAAATTCCTTTTCAATCTTCTTTCGTACCGCTTCTTCCTCGCCCTTGTCAAATAAAGCTGTGGTACTGTCATTTTCGATTACCATACTACTAACCAAGCCTAACAATTCACGTTCAATTACATTTAACGGGTAAGGTGCGACCATTATCAATATTCTTTTCAAGACCATATCTTTCCTGTCGATTCCTACGATGGGTACCTCTTGTTCTAATTCATAGATCCCAAAATAACTGGAAGCAACATCAATATTTCTCACATGAAAAAGTCCCATTTGAGTCCCTGGTATTCCTACCGGAGCAATATTTACTCGTTCAATTAACTTTTGTTGCACATTTTCAGCTTCTATTAAAACGCCAATATCTTGTAGTTGGCGGCAAATCCATAAAAGTGTTTCTTCTAACGGCTGATTTCCCACAACAGGCTCAATGGAGAAATAATTTAAAATACCTAATGCTGTTTTGGATAGATGATGAATTTCCTTTAATGTTCTTTCTGCGGGCAACGTTTCGTTACTCTGTTTGTTTATTTCTTTTATTGAATCGGTTAATGTATAATGCTTTTTTTGATCAATACATTCATCTATTAATCCTTTAATCTTAACTAATTCTTCACTCAAAAGCATCGGCGTGATCAAGTGGTAACGTACCGAAAATTGCGGCAAGAAAATAGTTGAAAAGATAAAATCAAAGTCTGTTAACTCATAGTCATTCACCTCAGAAAGAGAAACAACTGTTACTTCTTTCAACTCAGAAAAATTTTTGTTCAATCGGTTTTCTAATATCCTCGAGGTTCCGATTCCGCTGGAACAAATGACCATCGCTTTTAATCCGTATATTTTTTTGTCATTTTCCCAGGAAGAAGCAAAGTGAATAACCAGATAAATATAATCATTTTCTGAAAAACATTTATTTGGAAAGACACCGGCTAACCCTGTTACTACACCTTTATAAATTTCGGGATAGCGTTCCCGAATAGTTGCATACAAACTATCTTCTACTTGAAGAACTTGCGTAATCGTACGATTCAGTAAAGATTCCATATGTGACAACAAACCAGAAAAAAGTGTATGATCTTTGCTAAATTTCCAATGAACTTCTGTTTCAACTAGGTGAATAAAATCTTTAACTTGATAAGTTAATTCCATATTATAGTCTGCCGAAAACAAATCTTGTTTTTGAAAAAAACGCACACCATTTACAGCCTTTTTTAAAAAGCTTCGTTCTAATCTTGAAAATTGCAACTCTGTTTCTTGAAAAATATCTTCAATCACATAATCCGTTATGTCTTTAGTGAGAATAGAATTTTCTTTTTCTTCAAAATGAATGTCATTCAGCTGATTCTCTTCTGACAAACGCATAATAATCAATGTTAAAATAACGATAAATTGCATTAGTCCACTATTTGATATATCTTCAAAAAAGTGTTGCTTCATCCGAAAGGTAACTTGAGTTGCTATTTTAAAATACCGATAGGTTAGAAATGATAAAAAAGGCATTCTAGTCTTCTTTACTCTCTCAAAATGCTCCTCATTGTACTCGTTTTGAAAAAAATTAAGAAACTCATATTCATTCAACTTGCTAGTAATGATGCTACTAACTATCAGTCTCAAAGATTCTTCATCGCTTTTAATGGAAACAGATTTGCCTTTTCCTCGTTGCAAAGTCATTTGAAATCCTTCAATGATTTCAGCTATTTTGGTTAAATCATTGTTAATTGTTCCTAGACTGACATTAAAATCTTGTGCCAATCCTATTAATTTAACGTTGTCTTTTGTCAGCAGCAACTGGCAAATCAGGTAACTCTGACGATCTTTCGAGTCAAAGATAAGATCTGTATTCAATAAATCTTTTTTCAATCGCTTTAATTCTTCTCTTTCACCACTTAAATAAAAACCAGTACCTAACTTTTTATTAAGAGCAATCTGATAAAGAGACAACGTGTCTTCAGCTATGGACAGTTCGCGGTAAATTGTTCGACTGCTCACTTCCATTTCTCTAGCCAAGACCTCCAAAGAAATTCCTGTTTTATTCAGTAAAAGCAATTCCAATAGCTGCTTTTCCTTTATTGAAAAATACATTTCTTTCCCTCGTTCCTACTCTCTTTTTTCCTTACTCTGCTATTATATCATCAAGAACGGAGTAAACTTTCAATAACTTGATCGTATTTAGGACTACTTAAGAAGTTATCAACTGTTTCATGCACTCCGCTTGGTGTTTGTTGTTTTGCTCTGGCATTTAATTCTATTTGCGTAATAATTAACGTTCCTTCTTCATCTTCTAAATCACTGATTGCTGAATTCGTAACCGGTATTTCTAGACCGGCTTTTTTTGCTTTATTTCTCAAAATCGATGCTCCCATTGCACTGGAACCCATTCCAGCATCACAAGCAAAAATAATCCGCTTAACATTTGCTGAAGAAATCGTTTGTCCAACACTTTCAGATTCAACTATGGGATTATCAGAAGCTGTATTTAGAACTATACCTTTTGACTCTGCTTTCATTCCTTGCATTTTAGTTACATTACTTTCAAAGTCTTCATTTTCGGAACGGTCTGCTTTTAGAATAAGCATCGCAACAACAAAGGACGCAACAATTGACGCTAAAACGCCAGCTAAGATTTGTAAATATTCTCCTTTAGGCGTCATCGCAATAACTGAAAGAATTGAGCCAGGAGATGCAGTAGCAACTAAGCCTGTATCAAATAATGTGAACGTTAAAGTTCCCGCTACTCCACCGGCCATGACTGCTAAAATCATTAAAGGCTTCATCAACACATAAGGAAAGTACAATTCATGTATACCTCCAATAAATTGGATAATCGCAGCACCAGGTGCAGAAGCCTTGGCAGTTCCTTTACCAAACAACATATACGCTAATAAAACGCCAAAACCAGGACCTGGATTTCCAGATAGAATAAATAATATTGATTTTCCTGTCTCAGCTGCCTGTTCAACCCCAAGTGGCCCTAAAATTCCGTGATTGATTGCATTATTTAAAAAGATGACTTTACCAGGTTCAGTGAATAAATTAACCAATGGCAGTAAGTTTGCATTGATCATGAATTCGATTCCATTTCCTAAAAAAGCCATGATGTTTGAAACGATGGGTCCAATTCCTAAATACCCTATAATAGCTAAGATAAAACCAATGATCCCACTAGAAAAGTTATTGACCAACATTTCAAAACCAGCTTTTATCTTAGATTGAAAAATATCGTCAAACTTTTTAATAGCCCAACCACCGAACGGGCCCATAATCATTGCACCAATAAACATAGGTACATCAGTCCCAACGATAACACCGATTGAAGCAACTGCTCCTACTACCCCTCCACGGTGACCCGAAATCATTTTCCCACCAGAGTACCCGATTAACAATGGCAGTAAGTAAGTAATCATTGGTGTTACTAACTCAGCAAGTTTCTCATTTGGTAAATACCCGTTAGGAATAAATAATGCAGTAACTATTCCCCAAGCTATAAAGGCACCTATATTTGGGATAACCATATTACTTAAAAAAGTCCCTACTTTTTGTGCACCAACTTTAATAGACGTTTTCTCTTTTATTCTTTCTTTACTATTTACAGCTTCCATATTGGTTTCCTCCTTGAATTCCTTTATTTCTTTGATAGGATAATCTTACAATCGTTTGTTTCCGCTTACAACGACTATTGAATACAAACTTGTCAAAAGTAAATTGACAAGTTTTAAAAATAGGCTGTATGCTGTTAAATTAAAAAGAGACATTATTTCAAAATATGAAATAATGCCTCTTTTTTGCTATCTTATTTTTTTGTGACCTCATGGCCGCCAAATTCATTTCTAAGTGCTGCAACTACTTTTCCAGTAAAAGTATCTTCCTCTAAAGAACGGTACCGCATCATTAAAGAGAGTGCTATCACAGGCGTCGGAACTTTTGCATCCAAAGCTGCTTCTACCGTCCATTTCCCTTCACCCGAAGATTGCATAATTCCTTTTATTTCATCAAGGTGAGCGTCTTTTTGAAAGGCACTTTCTGCCAGTTCCATTAACCAGCTTCTAATGACTGAACCATTATTCCAAACTTTTGACACGTCGGCCAAATCATATTCAAATTCACTCTTTTCGACAACTTCAAAACCTTCAGCCATCGCTTGCATCATGCCATATTCTATCCCGTTGTGTACCATTTTCAAGTAATGGCCGCTACCAGATTTCCCAGTGTATAAATACCCGTCTTTTACACAGATCCCTTTCAAAATCGGTTCAATTATCGCAAATGCTTCTGAGTTGCCTCCAACCATTAAACAAGCACCTGCATTCGCGCCGCTCGTACCACCTGATGTTCCCATGTCTAAGAAATGGATACCTTTTGCTGCAGATACTTCGGCATGTCGAATAGAATCTTTGTAGTGTGAATTTCCTCCATCGATGATGATATCATTTGGTCCTAACAATTCATTGACTTCACTTAAAACATTTTCTAATGGATCTCCCGCTGGAACCATGATCCAAATAATTTTAGTTTGTTTAAGACTGGCAACCAGTTCTTTTAAATCATTTGCGGTTTTGATTCCATTTGCATCGGCATGTTTTCTTGCCGCTTCGAAACTATCATAACCTATCACATGATGACCATTCTTTTGTAAGTTTAAGGCTAAATTGTATCCCATTTTTCCTAAACCAATTAATCCAATTTCCAATTTCACCACTCCTTATGTATTTATGGTTTCAGTATATGAAATATTTTTTCTTTTTGCAACCATTAAAAAAAATATTTTTCTTTATCAAATGTATGATATACTGATTTAAACTCTTTTAAGTAGGTGAAAAATATGAAAACTCAAGATATTAACTTGAAAATCAAATCGATCTATCGCGATTTAAGCAGCAAAGAAAAAATGATTGCAGATTTTATTCTTTTACACCCCGAGGAAGTTATGCATGGAACCATCAGCAATATTTCAGATACCATCCAAGTTGCAGATGCTACTTTTTTCCGCTTTTGTAAGCGCTTAGGATACAATGGTTTTCAAGATTTCAAAATTGCTTTAGCTTCAGAAAAAGTAAATAGTTCTTTATCTATTCATGAAAACATTTCTAAAGAAGACAATGAACTACTGATGGCACAAAAAGTTTTTGACTCCAATGTCAAGTCGTTAAACGACACAAAAAAATTATTGGATGAACAAGAGCTGATCAAAGCTGTTCAGTTCTTAACTGCTTCTAAAATGGTCGGTTTCTTTGGCGTCGGCGGCTCTAGTATCATTGCAATGGATGCTTATCATAAATTTTTGCGTACCCCACTAAATTCTACGTATACACAAGATACTCATATACAAATGATGCAAGCTTCTCGATTAACTGAAAACGATTGCGCCATTATTATTTCCCATTCTGGTATCACCAAAGACACTATCCAATTAGCTGAAATCATCAAAGAAAAAAAAGCAAAAGTAATCGTCATTACGAGTTATTCACTTTCTCCTTTAGCAAAATTTGCAGATGCTTTATTGTTATCAACAGCTGAAGAAACGGACTATCGTTCTGAAGCTTTAACTTCTCGTATCACACAACTAAGTTTGATCGACGCTTTGTTTGTTAGCGTAATGTTCAAAACAGGTGATTTTGCCACACATT from the Carnobacterium inhibens subsp. inhibens DSM 13024 genome contains:
- a CDS encoding PTS sugar transporter subunit IIA, which gives rise to MAELTKELIELGATAKNKEEAIRLVGNLLVESGAVNKDYIESMLEREKTVSTYMGNFIAIPHGTDSSKKDIYKTAISVATFPDGIDFSETSDENKVFVLFGIAGKGDEHLDLLSSIAIFCSEIENVQKLIEANTPEEVIELLKTANE
- a CDS encoding BglG family transcription antiterminator; the encoded protein is MYFSIKEKQLLELLLLNKTGISLEVLAREMEVSSRTIYRELSIAEDTLSLYQIALNKKLGTGFYLSGEREELKRLKKDLLNTDLIFDSKDRQSYLICQLLLTKDNVKLIGLAQDFNVSLGTINNDLTKIAEIIEGFQMTLQRGKGKSVSIKSDEESLRLIVSSIITSKLNEYEFLNFFQNEYNEEHFERVKKTRMPFLSFLTYRYFKIATQVTFRMKQHFFEDISNSGLMQFIVILTLIIMRLSEENQLNDIHFEEKENSILTKDITDYVIEDIFQETELQFSRLERSFLKKAVNGVRFFQKQDLFSADYNMELTYQVKDFIHLVETEVHWKFSKDHTLFSGLLSHMESLLNRTITQVLQVEDSLYATIRERYPEIYKGVVTGLAGVFPNKCFSENDYIYLVIHFASSWENDKKIYGLKAMVICSSGIGTSRILENRLNKNFSELKEVTVVSLSEVNDYELTDFDFIFSTIFLPQFSVRYHLITPMLLSEELVKIKGLIDECIDQKKHYTLTDSIKEINKQSNETLPAERTLKEIHHLSKTALGILNYFSIEPVVGNQPLEETLLWICRQLQDIGVLIEAENVQQKLIERVNIAPVGIPGTQMGLFHVRNIDVASSYFGIYELEQEVPIVGIDRKDMVLKRILIMVAPYPLNVIERELLGLVSSMVIENDSTTALFDKGEEEAVRKKIEKEFKAYVLKKTH
- a CDS encoding PTS mannitol transporter subunit IICB gives rise to the protein MEAVNSKERIKEKTSIKVGAQKVGTFLSNMVIPNIGAFIAWGIVTALFIPNGYLPNEKLAELVTPMITYLLPLLIGYSGGKMISGHRGGVVGAVASIGVIVGTDVPMFIGAMIMGPFGGWAIKKFDDIFQSKIKAGFEMLVNNFSSGIIGFILAIIGYLGIGPIVSNIMAFLGNGIEFMINANLLPLVNLFTEPGKVIFLNNAINHGILGPLGVEQAAETGKSILFILSGNPGPGFGVLLAYMLFGKGTAKASAPGAAIIQFIGGIHELYFPYVLMKPLMILAVMAGGVAGTLTFTLFDTGLVATASPGSILSVIAMTPKGEYLQILAGVLASIVASFVVAMLILKADRSENEDFESNVTKMQGMKAESKGIVLNTASDNPIVESESVGQTISSANVKRIIFACDAGMGSSAMGASILRNKAKKAGLEIPVTNSAISDLEDEEGTLIITQIELNARAKQQTPSGVHETVDNFLSSPKYDQVIESLLRS
- the gnd gene encoding phosphogluconate dehydrogenase (NAD(+)-dependent, decarboxylating), translating into MEIGLIGLGKMGYNLALNLQKNGHHVIGYDSFEAARKHADANGIKTANDLKELVASLKQTKIIWIMVPAGDPLENVLSEVNELLGPNDIIIDGGNSHYKDSIRHAEVSAAKGIHFLDMGTSGGTSGANAGACLMVGGNSEAFAIIEPILKGICVKDGYLYTGKSGSGHYLKMVHNGIEYGMMQAMAEGFEVVEKSEFEYDLADVSKVWNNGSVIRSWLMELAESAFQKDAHLDEIKGIMQSSGEGKWTVEAALDAKVPTPVIALSLMMRYRSLEEDTFTGKVVAALRNEFGGHEVTKK
- a CDS encoding MurR/RpiR family transcriptional regulator, with protein sequence MKTQDINLKIKSIYRDLSSKEKMIADFILLHPEEVMHGTISNISDTIQVADATFFRFCKRLGYNGFQDFKIALASEKVNSSLSIHENISKEDNELLMAQKVFDSNVKSLNDTKKLLDEQELIKAVQFLTASKMVGFFGVGGSSIIAMDAYHKFLRTPLNSTYTQDTHIQMMQASRLTENDCAIIISHSGITKDTIQLAEIIKEKKAKVIVITSYSLSPLAKFADALLLSTAEETDYRSEALTSRITQLSLIDALFVSVMFKTGDFATHSLDEVRKVISQTKL